From the genome of Papaver somniferum cultivar HN1 chromosome 2, ASM357369v1, whole genome shotgun sequence, one region includes:
- the LOC113351610 gene encoding cytochrome P450 76A2-like, giving the protein MMLILVLGEYGPYWRMLKRICTTELFSRKRIKDTAPLRRQCVDKLIQWIADEAKETGTSVELARYVFASSFNVIGNLILSRDLVNPESSKENDFFNLNSELTELTAKPNIADVFPTLRGLDPQGLQRKIKEKLTLVLAVIGSFVEEWRRSMELEGGQKKGRDFLDVLMEFEGSGKDEPAKITDQNLNTLLLELFMVATETTNTSVD; this is encoded by the exons ATGATGCTCATTCTGGTACTTGGTGAGTACGGTCCATATTGGCGCATGTTAAAGCGAATCTGTACTACTGAACTCTTCTCTAGAAAGCGTATCAAAGACACAGCACCGTTACGAAGGCAATGTGTTGACAAGTTGATACAATGGATAGCTGATGAAGCAAAGGAGACGGGTACTAGTGTTGAGCTAGCACGATATGTTTTTGCGTCGTCTTTCAATGTGATTGGAAATCTGATACTTTCCAGGGACCTTGTTAATCCAGAGTCCAGCAAAGAAAATGATTTCTTTAACTTGAATTCTGAATTAACAGAACTTACAGCTAAACCAAATATAGCTGATGTATTCCCTACTTTACGTGGATTGGACCCCCAAGGTTTACAGCGGAAGATTAAAGAGAAACTCACGCTTGTTCTTGCAGTTATTGGTAGCTTTGTAGAGGAATGGCGCCGAAGTATGGAATTGGAAGGAGGACAGAAAAAAGGCAGGGATTTCTTGGATGTGCTCATGGAATTTGAAGGCAGCGGCAAGGACGAACCAGCTAAAATTACTGACCAAAATCTCAACACTCTCTTACTG GAACTCTTTATGGTGGCCACAGAGACAACAAACACTTCGGTCGATTGA